One stretch of Macrotis lagotis isolate mMagLag1 chromosome 7, bilby.v1.9.chrom.fasta, whole genome shotgun sequence DNA includes these proteins:
- the LOC141492490 gene encoding RNA-binding protein 48-like: protein MAEGGGELGGYYPHHAQRPVCDSRAKYREGRRPRAVKVYTVNLESRYLLVQGVPAVGVMKELIEQFALFGAIEQYNALDEYPAEEFTEVYLIKFQKLQSARIAKRKLDERGFFGGLLHVCYAPEFETVQETRDKLQERRRYIARTTGAKEDKIQPLTKKKLYTEHGVTKDLRKDFQSKTSEFCATPSNTSSENPWNCQSNCQNSIPSLVSSKYTVFQSGELLEGTLISPQHDSNSNKVKSNYNQNNSLIQSIEMEMPKTSVDYLGSPRITPSNNGIARFMPRTTQLQERKRRREEDRKLETFLETNPRNKEVIIGPQLPEIPKVDMEDESLNMSATLIRNKLKEVISSQQKASEDKLEDTCRSHPLKQRRRI from the exons ATGGCGGAGGGCGGAGGGGAGCTGGGGGGCTACTACCCCCACCACGCGCAGCGGCCTGTCTGTGACTCGCGAGCCAAGTATCGGGAGGGCCGCAGGCCCCGCGCCGTGAAG GTTTATACAGTCAATTTGGAATCTCGGTACTTACTGGTTCAAGGAGTTCCTGCAGTGGGTGTCATGAAGGAGTTGATTGAGCAATTTGCTTTATTTGGTGCTATTGAACAATATAATGCTCTAGATGAATATCCAGCAGAAGAATTTACAGAAGTGTATCTAattaaattccaaaaattacaAAGTGCAAG GATAGCCAAACGAAAATTGGATGAGCGGGGTTTTTTTGGTGGTTTACTTCATGTGTGCTATGCTCCAGAATTTGAAACAGTACAAGAAACCAGAGATAAACTACAGGAGAGGCGACGATATATAGCAAGAACAACTGGGGCTAAAG aAGATAAAATCCAACCACTAACAAAGAAAAAACTGTATACAGAACATGGAGTTACAAAAGATCTCAGAAAAGACTTTCAATCAAAGACATCTGAATTTTGTGCGACCCCTTCAAACACTTCTTCTGAAAATCCATGGAATTGTCAATCTAACTGCCAGAATTCAATCCCATCTCTTGTTTCCTCCAAATATACAGTCTTCCAATCAGGAGAGCTCTTAGAAGGAACACTGATCTCCCCTCAGCATGACAGTAACTCTAACAAAGTCAAGTCAAATTATAATCAGAATAACTCTTTAATACAGAGTATAGAGATGGAAATGCCTAAAACTTCAGTAGACTATCTTGGATCCCCAAGGATTACTCCCTCTAATAATGGGATTGCTAGATTCATGCCTCGAACAACTCAGCTGCAGGAAAGAAAGCGGAGAAGAGAAGAAGACCGTAAACTTGAAACTTTTCTTGAAACAAACCCAAGAAATAAAGAGGTTATTATTGGGCCACAGCTACCAGAAATCCCCAAAGTGGATATGGAAGATGAATCTTTAAATATGTCAGCTACTTTAATCCGGAATAAACTTAAAGAG